One Fibrobacter sp. UWB16 DNA window includes the following coding sequences:
- a CDS encoding TIGR04133 family radical SAM/SPASM protein: MQLSLKKKLALEAYRLYRHNEIKAHPLTYFFWECTLRCNLHCLHCGSDCVKDAIPDMPREDFMAVLDKLAPHIDPKHFIVVITGGEPLMRPDLEECGQEIKKRGYPWGMVTNGLAMTPERYTRLLNAGLRSLTISLDGLEASHNHFRGDPHSFERALRAIDMAAHTQGLTFDVMTCVNRENLKELPKILDLLLKIGVKRWRIATVFPKGRAKDNPLFQLTNQEFRQVFDFIREVKSMNVINVNYGCEGFLGSYEKDARNYPFFCRAGVNVSSVLCDGSISACPSLRGDYIQGNIYKDDIWDVWQNRYQVMRDRNWAKIGDCKTCKYWRYCEGSSLHLRDEKTKELAYCHVQRLEAAGA, encoded by the coding sequence CTTGAAGCTTATCGTCTTTACCGCCACAACGAAATCAAGGCGCACCCGCTCACGTACTTTTTCTGGGAATGCACGCTCCGCTGCAACTTGCACTGTTTGCACTGCGGTAGCGACTGCGTCAAAGACGCCATCCCCGACATGCCCCGCGAAGACTTTATGGCCGTGCTCGACAAGCTCGCCCCGCACATCGACCCGAAGCACTTTATCGTGGTGATTACCGGCGGCGAACCACTCATGCGCCCGGACCTCGAAGAATGCGGCCAAGAAATCAAAAAACGCGGCTACCCCTGGGGCATGGTCACGAACGGTCTTGCAATGACTCCCGAGCGCTACACGCGCCTTTTGAACGCGGGGCTGCGTTCGCTCACGATCAGCCTCGATGGTCTCGAAGCAAGCCACAACCATTTCCGCGGCGACCCGCATAGCTTTGAACGCGCCCTCCGCGCCATCGACATGGCTGCCCACACGCAAGGACTCACTTTCGACGTGATGACCTGCGTGAACCGCGAAAACCTCAAGGAACTCCCGAAGATTCTCGACCTGCTTTTGAAAATCGGCGTAAAGCGCTGGCGCATTGCGACCGTATTCCCGAAAGGCCGCGCCAAGGACAATCCGCTGTTCCAGCTCACGAACCAGGAATTCCGCCAAGTGTTCGACTTCATCCGCGAAGTAAAATCGATGAACGTGATCAACGTGAATTACGGCTGCGAAGGATTCCTCGGCAGCTACGAGAAAGACGCACGCAACTACCCGTTCTTCTGCCGCGCCGGCGTAAACGTCTCTTCCGTGCTTTGCGACGGAAGCATCTCGGCTTGCCCGAGCTTGCGCGGCGACTACATCCAAGGAAACATCTACAAGGACGACATTTGGGACGTGTGGCAGAACCGCTACCAGGTGATGCGCGACCGCAACTGGGCCAAAATTGGCGACTGCAAGACCTGCAAGTACTGGCGCTACTGCGAAGGCTCCAGCCTGCACCTCCGCGACGAGAAAACTAAGGAATTAGCCTACTGCCATGTGCAGCGATTAGAGGCTGCTGGGGCATAA